Proteins from a genomic interval of Desulfurobacterium sp. TC5-1:
- the purF gene encoding amidophosphoribosyltransferase, with translation MENLKEYCGVFGIYNNPHAAYYTYLGLYALQHRGQESAGIAVFDGNKIVYHRDFGLVSSVFSHRIFDELKGFTAVGHNRYSTSGASDSPDNIQPIVVSSRIGKLAISHNGNIVNALMLRKKLEDEGSIFRGTTDSEVIVHLIVKSKAAAFEDKIVDAITKLKGAFSLLIMADDKLVAVRDPWGFRPLVMGELEGSIVFASETCALDLVGARYIRDVEPGEMIIVSKDSIKTIYPFEGLNCRRSQCIFEFVYFSRPDSHIFGKSVYSVRKEFGKTLAKENPVDADVVIAVPDSGLVPAIGYSEESGIPFQLGFIRNHYVGRTFIKPTQKTRDISVKVKLNPVPDVLKGKRVIVIDDSIVRGTTSRKIVRMLKEAGAKEVHMRISSPPTRWPCYFGIDTPTREQLIASNYTIEEIAKFIEADTLAYLSLDGMIRAAGGKECGYCTACFDGKYPVEIPEEIVEQAKKER, from the coding sequence ATGGAGAATTTAAAAGAATACTGTGGAGTATTTGGAATATATAACAATCCTCACGCAGCTTACTATACATACCTTGGACTTTACGCCTTACAACATCGTGGTCAGGAAAGTGCCGGAATAGCGGTATTTGACGGAAATAAAATCGTTTACCACAGAGATTTCGGCCTTGTTTCCAGCGTTTTTTCCCATAGAATTTTTGACGAACTTAAAGGATTCACAGCCGTTGGACACAACAGGTATTCAACATCAGGCGCTTCTGACTCACCTGACAACATACAGCCAATAGTTGTCTCCTCAAGAATCGGAAAATTAGCTATATCCCACAACGGCAACATAGTTAACGCCCTTATGCTCAGGAAAAAACTTGAAGATGAAGGCTCCATCTTCAGAGGCACCACCGACTCAGAAGTTATAGTTCACTTAATAGTTAAGTCAAAAGCTGCTGCGTTTGAAGACAAAATTGTTGATGCTATTACAAAATTAAAAGGTGCTTTTTCTCTCCTTATCATGGCTGACGATAAGCTTGTAGCTGTAAGGGATCCATGGGGATTTAGACCTTTAGTTATGGGAGAGTTAGAAGGTTCTATCGTCTTTGCTTCAGAAACATGTGCCCTTGATTTAGTCGGTGCCAGGTATATCAGAGATGTTGAACCCGGAGAGATGATAATTGTTTCAAAGGATTCCATTAAAACCATCTATCCATTTGAAGGACTTAACTGCCGCCGCTCCCAGTGTATATTTGAATTTGTCTATTTCTCCCGTCCTGATAGTCATATCTTTGGCAAGAGCGTCTATTCTGTAAGGAAAGAATTTGGAAAAACACTTGCAAAAGAAAATCCCGTTGACGCTGATGTGGTCATAGCCGTTCCGGATTCCGGACTTGTTCCAGCTATAGGTTACTCGGAAGAGAGTGGTATTCCATTTCAGCTTGGATTCATCAGGAATCATTATGTTGGGAGAACATTCATTAAACCAACTCAAAAAACAAGGGACATAAGCGTCAAGGTGAAACTGAATCCTGTTCCTGATGTTTTAAAAGGAAAAAGAGTAATTGTTATAGATGACTCAATCGTTAGAGGTACAACAAGCCGGAAAATTGTAAGAATGTTAAAGGAAGCGGGAGCAAAAGAAGTTCACATGAGAATCAGTTCACCACCAACAAGGTGGCCCTGTTATTTCGGCATTGATACACCAACCAGGGAGCAACTTATCGCTTCCAACTATACGATCGAAGAAATAGCTAAGTTCATAGAAGCCGATACACTTGCATACCTTTCCCTCGACGGTATGATAAGAGCTGCCGGCGGAAAAGAGTGCGGTTACTGTACGGCCTGTTTTGACGGCAAATATCCCGTTGAAATTCCCGAAGAGATTGTTGAACAGGCTAAAAAAGAGAGGTAA